gaatgtaCATTCAATGTACATTTTTCTATAACTACTTTCACTGCATCCCACACATTTTGGtaagtttgcttttattttcagatagttcaaaatatttcatgtagttcaaaagatttatttagttttaaaggcagagttacggagtgTCAGAATGGGTAGaccgttcatctgctggttcactctacaaatcttgacagtggctggtgctgggggcttcattctggcttcctgggtggactgcaggggcccaagcacttgggccattttctgctgctctcccatgcacattggtagggagctggctcaggaatggaaaagccaggacatgaaccatctcCTAAATAGGCTGCTAGTGtcccaggtagcagcttaactggcCATGCTCAATCCTAGCCCCCTATTAacaattacactttttttttcaatttagtaCTTTGTAATcctgtctttattattattttctgctaTTGCTTTTACTATCACTCTTTTGGTTAGTTCCCTGATAGGATATGACTGAAATTCATTAAGCATGTATGTACACATTCCAAATTCATCATACAAGAATAATATTTTCAGGTGTGAATGCCTTTCTATGTTATTCCTTATATCCATTCTCTTCTTACCTTTATCTTCTTTCCACTTTTAAGTTTTAAGTAAAATTTTAGGCAGCTTTCCTGATTCACTTCCTCACGTCCTTTTATACAGTCTGCTTCCTTGCCAGAATTCTCAGTCTTATCTTTCACCCACTTAAACACTGGAGTTGGAACTATTTTAGGATACATATCTGATAGCTTCACTGCACAGATCCCCTGTGAGTTTCTTACCATTGTCTCTTCTTCTAGTTCTGCTCTGTGATTTCTTGCTTTTTGTGTCTGATTTTGTTaacttttttatttgagaatttcagaaataatttgaGGCATGGGTTagtattattttctttgaaagaagtcTGGATTCTACGAGATGGATAAGCCACTAATGTTCTAGCAGATAGCATACATTTGAATCTCAGATAAAAGCAATGAATTTAGTGTTAGGAGGCCTCAAGTATTGCATGGAATACACATGCCAAACTTTGTGTTGCTAATCTATAATTTGAATTTAACAAGGGGTTTTATATTTGCTAAATCTGGCACCCCACACCCTCAGGTGTAGATATAATGAATCTTAACCATCCATGCACTCAGAATGGCACAATTTTGGGAGAATTAAGAAAATAGTCactcatataattttatttattttgtaactgAAATGAGgagacttcaatttttttttcttcagagttgtttcatttatttgaaagtgttggGGTGGGGGTACAGGGGAGTCtttctgcagtggctggggctgggccatgtgaaagccaggagcaaggagcttcttccacatctcccatgtcgggggcagggacccaagcacttgggctgacctctgctgctttcccaagtgcattaatagggaactagattggaagctgTGAAACctggaactggtgctcctatgggatgccagcactgcaggctgtagGTTAACATACTAAGTCATCACCCCCacctctgattttatttttatatcaggAAAGATTACATTAAAGTATActcattgtggcacaatgggcttATAAGCTGTAGCTTGGGGCTAGTTTAGTGGCTTACCaggttaatcctttgcctgtggcacccaggatcccatatggacaccggttcttgtctggctgctccactgcccatccagctccctgcttgtggcctgggaaagctgcagaggatgaaacaaatccttgggtccctgcacccgcctgacagacctggaagaagctcctggcttcagatcagttcagttctggccattgtggccatttggggagtgaaccagtggatggaagatctccgtctctctgCTTTGTCTGTAaagcctgcttttcaaataaaaataggggAATGAAATAAGCTGTAGCTTATGAATGCCAGTTTGGACCCCACCCAGCTGCTACAGTTCtcatcctgctttctgctaatgtgcctgggaaggcagtagatgatgaccatATGTTTAGGCCTCTTTATTTATGtagaagaccaggatgaagttccaggttcctggcttcagcctggtccagctctggctgtttttgagcaatgaaccagtggctagaagatttctctgtctctgtcattctgtcttgcaaaataatataaatcttcaaaaagagctggaagggttttttttaaggaGTGGTTCTGCAGGGTGCTGGTGGCACTAGCAGTTCAGTATGTCACTTTTATACAATGACAGGGATTCAGATGATTTGAAGCTTGAGCTTCAGTCCCTGAGAGAGCTGTTCTACTTTTGTCAAAAGCTCTGATCAGTCACTTCCGCCTCTTCCTGAATTGACAGATGCCCTCAGGGAAGAAATGGCCTAAATGGTGGGCTCATACTTTTGAATTTCAGTATAGATCTTGGCTTTATACATTTTCTCCCTATTCCTGCCAGCTCTCTGATGCATTCAAgtaggtttgaaaaaaaaatttttcctagTCCAGTTTTTCTAGTTGCTCTCAGCAGGAGGGCTGACCTAAATTATTTAATCTGCTGTTGCTGAAAGAAGCACTGTATAATTTTAAAACGGCAGAAGAACCAGAGTTGAACCCTCAATCAAGATTTAAGTAGCACAAAATACTCTTTTTAGGAGGAAAAAGCAGCATATATTTTAATACAGATATCAGCCAAAGTGCTTAGAAAAACACATGCTCTGAAGCAAAATATAAAAAGTCTATGTCAgggatttaaaatatatatttgagaggcaagaaGAGTGAACTTTCATCCTGCTCCCAATTCTGGAATGGGGCccggccaagccaaagctgggagccaggagccaggaactcagtccaggtcttccagctgggtggcagggacccactacTTGAGCTAGCACCAGCTGCTTCTCAGTGTGcatggcaggaagttggaacccGGCAGCCTAAGGTCTCAAAGAGGTACTCCAGTTTTGGAAGCAGCGCTTTACAAGCTTGAATTTTAACTAATCTAGAAACATTGCCAACCTCTAAGATTCTAGTATCCTGGGTAAGAATAATCTAGTTGCTTCATTGGAGTTGGAAATGAGGTGaatttttaaatactatttaaGCCACAAGTCCTATTGCTGTCTTGATATGTTTTCTGATTCACTTAAGCCTAGTAAAATAACTGTAATGTAAATAGATGACTTGCAGAACTAGTTTTCTCTTGTGTGGTGGCAGTCTGTGTCTAGCACTTCATGGTTGTCAGCTACCTAAGAAACACCACACCACTTCCACAATCACACTAACGAATGTCACACTcaatttccacattgtttttctaAAGTAAGTTTGCCATTGCTGTGATTCTTATGGcttctttaattctgcctttaaattcTGTCCCCAAATAACCATACTATATGATTCTTTTCCACACTTAGTGTTTCAGTAAATGTTATGCTTTTActttggcaggtttttttttcctctctgtggaAAGCAGACTGTCCTTTAATGATCAAACCTTTGATATTTTTTAATTGGCTTAGAAATATGTTTATAAACATGTTTGAAGTTTGTGTTtctgaacttttcttttaaaaagagccaTGAAATTGCAACTGCTCTAGAAAGTCGGAGCCACAAGGTTCGGTATTCAGATTCAGTGGGAAATGGATCAATTATATTTTCCCTTTCAGGTACAGTACATTTGCTAAGTGTCTTAACTTTTCACAAGAATATGAACATAAATTCTAATAATTTTTATAGTTAAGTCACTGTATGATAGCGCAAGAGGTTGTTTTGGGAGTGATAAGCCTGCAAAATTTTGTTCCTGTAAGAGATGATCATATAGTGAATTACAAAATGTCTTTTTTAGGTTACACTTATTAAAACTGAGCTGGCAGTCTAGTAGAGAGTGGGAAAAACCACTTTTGTAACTAAGATGAAAGTATAGTCACTTCCCTAATAACTAGTAAACTATTGCTGAGGCCAATTGTACAGCCATGCTCAAAATCCATACTTAAATGAGATTTCCAAAAGCTTACAGAGACCTTCAGGCTGAATATGGATTAGCCTCAAACTCATTATTCCTGCTCAAGACTGTACTCCAgggagaagaaaaatattttttaatatttattttgtgctttGGCCACTTGACAGACATTATCTTATTAAATCCTGACAAACTTAACAGAATTATTTCCCTGTTATAGAAGAGGAAACACGTTGCTTAAGATCATTTAATTATCCTACAGTTATGCAGTCACATTCCTTAGACTGTTTCCTGTATCTTTTGAAAAGCTGTTACTAAATcaagttttctttcattcttatGGGCCTGACCAGAAGTGGTAGCTATCTGCTGACTGTAATAATTTACATAATTCTTTATGTTCTGGTAAAAAGGGTTCTCCAGCAAGGAGTAATTGAAGAGTTAAGATTACCTTTGTTTAGTTGATTCCcagcttttaaaaatcatgtggGAGCTTCTGGTTGCTGAACACGTGGAGGTGCCTGGAGGGTGAGGCAGGGGGCATTGGAGCCCTGGACCTCTCCCCTCTGCCTGTTTCTGTCCTTTATTAATAGACCAGTGAGTGTTAACAGCATGAAAATTTAGCTTTGAAAACATACATCTTTTAACTAAAATCATATATTACCTCTATGTGGGCAGTGCTTTGGTGTgaaataaaaattagttaaatAATTACCTAAGTCATCCTGTTGTGTAAGAATCGTTATAGCTGGTTTTGCTTCTCATGTGCTTAGGATCTAGAGGTATCTCATTAGTATCTGTGTGGATTTTGTGGGGTTTTTCACAAAATTTGATCTATAAGACAAAGTGACAATTTTATATTACGTTCGCCTTTCACAGGAGTTGCATTTTTATTGATGGATGCTAAAGAATGCATTATGTCAACTGAAGAAATGTATCTAGCCAAAATTGAGAAGTTTATTAACATTCACCAAAATAGTTTTTTGGTTCTGTCTGCAGCCCTCCATGGGCCTGAAGAATGGAAACTGATGTTCAGGATTCAGCAGAGGTATGGAAGAAGGGCACCACAGGCTGAATTTTTCAAACTGTAATTTGCTTTGCTTATTAATTCTTTTAAGAAAGTGCTTGTGGGTTGCTAGAAGGGAACTTTAAACATTCATGTGTCATATTTAATGAAACATAGACAAATAGCTATTCTGTAAACCAAGGTGACAAGTTTTCAGAGTTCATAAAGATCTATGGGTTCTCCTACAATACCAAACTCGAAGGGAACTCTAATAAGTTCCTGCTTTAAAGCCACCTAAAACCCTCTGTGGAATacaacaaaacacaaataaataatcaGGTAATAAACACCAGTTTTGCTCTCCTTTGTACTTATTTAAGAGAACAGAAGCCAGTAAATGACATGGTATATATAACTTATGGATTACTTTTCAGATTCATGGGTAGTAATTTACGAATACTTCCAGTACACAATACAGGAAATGCAGTTACTCTTATGAGCACCATAGCTAAGGTGAGTCACTTGGACAAAATggtacattcacacacacatgtatttacAGTTTTTTAAATCTCCAATTACATATTCTCCTGAGTGTGACTAAAAAATACCTTGCTGCTTTTCCCTTCAGAGAAGTTACTTCTCACACCTCAGTTTTATTTCTTATACCATTATGTGCTTTTTAGTCATTTTGGGCCAAAAGAACACTTGATCATATTTACATTGTGCTGACAACATTGGTTACCTTCCTCATAGCCAGAAGTATTAATAGTGGTCAGCTTGTAGTCACAAACTGTTGGGGGCAGATAGTATTTATAgaatgtttaacttttttttaatgcttgtcCTCCCCTGGGAAGTACTGCCCAGACAGCATCATCTCACCAGTTAGGTTTTTCTTGTCTTTATACTTGAAATATACACCATTATACATTTTTTCTCTCCATCATACATTATGCTATTCAATTTCTTAGCTTGCATGTTTGTGAGCCCTTAAACACAGGGTTCAGATATTTTCCTATTAtactatgaaaatatttcaaaaagttcatggaaaaattaagttaaaaggtatttatttggggggctggcactgtgcctacctgcaatgccagcacctcatatgggaGCCAGCTGAACGCTTCCAGTTccgctccctcctaatgcacgtGGGAAGCAGTGGAGTTGGAGCTGACTGTTGGGCCCCTGGAGCCCATGTGGAGACctaaatgaaactcctggcttcgctcTGCtatgccccagctgttgtggccatctggggggtgaaccagcagagaagccgtctctccattgtgtgtgtgtaactgcttttcaaataaatacattttttaaaaggtgtttattttggtgcaataaaATTTTGAACTCTTTGCATTGTTTTctcatacattttccatgaactttttccaaGTATTCTGGTGTACTCAGCACACAGTTAATCAAGAGAGATGTGTTGAGGTGAATGGAGAGTCTAaggtggaccttggaaggattttctcatccttggatccgTGAGAccaacagcatgtcagaactattgaaaccacttgaacagaactctcagagcatgctccacatcagggagcATGGGACGATgggggtggcagttccccatccttgggtactgaggtggttgggaggctgggtgtggcttctccccttgtcacCCCCCTtgccccagatataggaagaaaaggaaggtgtGGAAATAGCGGTCTACCTACTTTCCCCTAGTCCTAGACCGTTCCCATCccaatcaactgtgtaaacatcatcaaaaataaaataaaaaaatctgttgaaaaaatgaaaggattttttcTTTGATATATCCTGTAAATGTGCCTTCTGTAAATAATGCTGTACATCTGTATCTTCTTCCAGACGGCCTCCAAGCCATGCATCAATAACATCTGCTGCAGAATGGCCACAACTAAAGCTTACATTATCGAACAAAGTCCTGTTTGGAAAACCCTTCAGAAGATAAAACTGAATGGGGATCCAATTCACCCAAATTAAGTGTCAATTATAAATGTTCTTTAGAAATAATCAGATCTGCTGAAGTAAAGtgtcaaatacatatttattttacttaacttAAAAACAAGTatacaattaaaaattatttcattttagcaatctgggtgattttttttttttaaagacttacttattttacttgaaagtcaagagttacagagggagagacacagagagatcttctggttcactctccaaatggccacaatgtccacagCTGGGCTGTTCCCAAcctgggagccgggagcttcttctgggtctcccatatgggtgggtgcagggtcccaaggatttgggccacccttcactgcttttgcagaccataagcagagggttggatctaaagtggagcagctaaactCTAACTGGTGCTATATAGGATATCAgcatttgcagatggaagattagtgTGCTACACTAATCTTTCACTGCACTGCTACACCACCGCACCAAAGCCCATGGATggttctttcaaaaatatgtagaCAGTGCATACATGTAAAACCCAGATGTAGTTTCTTAAAGATACAAATTACATGGACAAATATTTAGTAGGAAATAAAAACACAGTACTTTCTAAATAGCTCCTTAAAGGAAacactacacacatacacacagttaggtattaaatatataatttaccATATATAGTTCTctctatatagagagagagagagagaaagagagagagaggtattccaCAGAGCagccagtttttgttttgttttttttttttttgattaatctTTGCAGATGCTCCACTCTAACTTCTGCTGGTGAGGCGGTGAAGGGGATTTTGCTAAGGTTTCTGTTAAGGCAGGGAATCAGAGTGGCTGAGAGAGGTGATCAGCTAGCCTGAACTCCCAGCTAGCTGCATTCTTAACAGTgcctgtgaaatccatcctgatACCAGCAGTGCCAACATGTTACCAACATCTAACTAGAGCAAAACGTTTATTAGTCATTTCCATAAACTCACTACAATTAATGAAGACATTTCAACATTAATTGAGGTTTAATACAAAATTGTGAGCTTGTATTGGGTTTTCAAAATTAGTGTTTAAAATACACATAATGGGCATTGTTTACCATGTAGTTaactttctaaaaacaaaactacCTATCCACAGTGTGTCACTATAGAAATTGATAAATGAGAGAAACTACATTTATCTTCCTAGCAGTAACTTTTACAAACATTTTTTACAAaggtattaaataaataataatggagAATATagtattttcttagtttttatttatgAAGTGGAACTTTTACTTTATCCCAGTGTTTTCTTCAGAGGtagactttgtttttatttcaattagTTCTTCTACTCGAGCCAGAACACTTTCAATCAAATCAAACGTGAAAAGGGCTGAATGTAGGACCTGGAATGCCAAGAAAAATTAGTGTTACTGACTTTGTCTTTAAAACAAGGCCAAGCAGCTGAGAGGAAAGCCTCAGCCGGAGGCAGCTGGGGAAGACGTCGCGTCACCTGCTGCTGCATTTCAGGGGGCATGTTTGGCATCTCTTCTCCACCGACAGTGAGAGAGCAGAGCTCCTTGGACTTCTGTCTCtctacaacaaaagaaaaacacaacatgGCACAGTTAGCCACTAAAATCCTCAGATTTCAACAACACATTTGTAAACTACTTTCACCATTCACTGACCTCCAATTGAGTTTGCCTAGGCAGTTAGCCTAGTGAATAAGACACCAGACAAGACAGCAGGatgccacatcagagtgcctgagtctgTGACTCTGAGAGACACCAGGAGACAGACAGCTCacgtaactgggtccctgccattcaggTAGGACACCTGGATTGGGTGTCCAATTCTGATCCCAGCCCGGCCCCTACTGCTGAGGCCTCTGTGTAGTGAAGCAGGGAATGGGAGCTGTCTAATCCCCAGGAACATCATCACTTGTGCTGGTTCTGCAAACTTTTGAGTCTTACTATTCAACAATCCAGGGCATATTTAAATCAAACCATAGGATAATACTAAAATTACATCACATGTAAATGAATACTTCATATAAACAGCATTATTTTAGCATGCTTAAGACCATACAACTTTTCTCCACCAGTATATAATCAAACAAAAAGCAGGCACACTAAAAAAAGACAAGATGTATAATACGGATTGAACATCCCTACCTGAAATCTGAAATGAGTGTTTCTGAGTTACACTGACAAGCAAACGATTTCAGATCCTGCAGCATTTTTGGATTTTGGAAATTTTTTGAGATTAGGGGAATTTAACTGGTAAGCCTATGCAAATATATCAAAAATAATAACAGTACTGATAAAAACGTTCTAAAATCTAAGACATTTCTGCAAGCATTTTGGGTAAAGGATATTCCACCTGTACTGCCTATTAAAAAAACACTATATAAGTAGGGGAGAAATCCTATTATTACAGTCACTAACTTAAAAACAAGAGTCTTTTTTGTaatttgtacatatttttttaGGGCTAAGCTAGGGTGATCCAGCAATGCCAAAGGAAGTACAATGGTACCCATACTAAAATTCCTGAAACAAGAGCAGATTCTTAATTATACCTAAGACCTTACAAATGGAATAGTCCTCAATTTGGCTTAAATCTTCAGTAACCCTACCTCAGCGTTAGTGTTATAAGAtctacaaataaagaaaaattgactAAGCTGTTGGTCCCTTGTTTAGtataaaattaacaaatacaACATAAGACACATTCTTAATTTTGATAATGCGATTTCCAAAATTTAAGTAATTTTCAGATCTCACTGAAAATTGCACATTACCAACCTTGGCTGTTTTCTTGActgtttttaatttctgcttcATAATGTGCTTTTGACATGTTAAGTCCCATGTGCAGTGGTTTTAAGAAATTATTCTCAATTTTTCCAAGTTCAGTCCATACTCCAGTCTGTTCAGAATTGATGAGAAATTAATTGGTTTAACATTTATTGATTGGATACTTTTACAAAAACAGCATTAACAGTGAGAGAAACAAGAATGAAACCTGGTCCTTCGTTTTTCAAGACAGAGTTCACTAATACATTTATTTCTAGATCTAGCTGTTATGTGAATAACCATCAAAGCAAAGTACtgactaaaacaaaaatgtacTCAGGGCACCATGCTCATTAATGCATGATTTGGCTATTTTATACTTCGAGATCTTTTTCAAATAAGGTTTTTACATGAAAAATTATTTGGTGATAATTTACGGTCTGAAACTTTTCTCCTCCCCTAGAAGCCAACAATTCTCCCGTATGTATGTTTTCACTCGACCTTTCACACTGATACCCTGCCTCAGATTGAGTTTTGGAATATTTCTTCCCTGGCTTATTGATGGAAACCTTCCTAACAAGAAGTCCATTTGGAGATTTTTCTTCAAAGAACATTTGCTAGTAAATACTAAAGAAGGGGAGTCATGAagtattaagtttttaaaaattaaaaaatccacTTTTATCTTTTCCAGAAAAATCCTGCAAAATAAAATAGgtttcaaaacaaaaccaaaaggcCTTGGAAGGAATTCTTCTCTTAGAAAAGAAATGGGTCACCTGAAAATCCCTGTTGCAGTGAATTAATTTTGAACCAAGTACTACGCATTTCGCTATTACAGCCCTCCAAATAAAATCTACACATACCTACATCAAATAATTGGTAATGCCGTTACACAtatccttctctctcactctgctaaCAAAAGTAAAGTTTTAGGGAATTAGTAGGTAAGAATCCAATACCtcaaaaatacatacattctCTCACTCAGCAACTACCATCTTATTCTTGAGAAGTAAAAGACATGTTAAAATGAACctactgcaatttttttttccccttttaaatcatgtttaggggctggtgttgtggcgttacagcttaagccaccacctgggatgccagcatcccatatggcctccacttcatgttctgactgcttcacttttaatccagctccctgt
This window of the Ochotona princeps isolate mOchPri1 chromosome 2, mOchPri1.hap1, whole genome shotgun sequence genome carries:
- the C2H1orf146 gene encoding protein SPO16 homolog, which produces MAESGEKEKIKWTTTIIISSSLKSHEIATALESRSHKVRYSDSVGNGSIIFSLSGVAFLLMDAKECIMSTEEMYLAKIEKFINIHQNSFLVLSAALHGPEEWKLMFRIQQRFMGSNLRILPVHNTGNAVTLMSTIAKTASKPCINNICCRMATTKAYIIEQSPVWKTLQKIKLNGDPIHPN